Below is a genomic region from Ancylomarina subtilis.
ATCGAGTCCGTCAACAATCTCAACGATATTCATCAAGCTGATTTCCATCGGATCTTTACCCAAACCAAAACCACCATGTGGGCCTTTGGTTGAGCTTAGCAGTTTCTGACGAGCCAGGCTTTGAAGAATTTTTCCCAAAAATGGGGTTGGAATTTCCAGATCTTCAGATATTTTTTTGATACCAATTTTCTTACCGTCCTGAGCATTTAAAGCCAAATAGATAACCGATCGGATTGCGTATTTACAAGTATTCGATAACATTCTTATTCTGTTCTAAAGGTAGTTCACTAAACATGACATGTCAAAGCCAATTTAGCTTTATGTCTTATATTATAATTGAATTATTTGACCTCTCTATTGAGAATAAATAACTCAACTTGGCAAATATAGGAAAATTAAAAGATTAATAACGCATCTCTAACTCTGTAATTCTCAATTTATCATGATTCTTTAATCCTGATATAATTAAGAAAACTATTTTACAGCAATTTTGTCAACTCTTTTTTGGTGAC
It encodes:
- a CDS encoding RrF2 family transcriptional regulator, with the protein product MLSNTCKYAIRSVIYLALNAQDGKKIGIKKISEDLEIPTPFLGKILQSLARQKLLSSTKGPHGGFGLGKDPMEISLMNIVEIVDGLDMFENCLIGMRPCKTDTNNQDPCPVHGQFGAIRQQLYNLFNERTVGKLITEIEKTDEYISL